Proteins from a single region of Hermetia illucens chromosome 3, iHerIll2.2.curated.20191125, whole genome shotgun sequence:
- the LOC119650645 gene encoding repressor of RNA polymerase III transcription MAF1 homolog, which produces MKLLESSRFEAINNALSIKTGDSRIFGRIESYSCKMVAADKALYKRFTAEIHGVGPHDLQALSPPQTLMDLSPVFGRGSQSGDEGVILCDTISRKTLFYLIATLNATFQPDYDFSDAKSHEFSKEPSLQWVMNSVDSNLSAVSGDQYQGLRQPLWSAIDDEISLSECDIYSYNPDLNSDPYGEPGCLWSFNYFFYNKKLKRIVFFTCRAVNSLYSGDSGISSDLSMEDDTCGF; this is translated from the exons ATGAAACTGTTGGAGAGCTCGCGCTTTGAGGCGATAAACAACGCCCTGTCCATCAAGACGGGCGACAGCAGGATCTTCGGCCGCATCGAGAGCTACTCATGCAAAATGGTTGCAGCCGATAAGGCCCTGTACAAGCGCTTCACTGCAGAGATCCACGGCGTCGGCCCGCACGACTTGCAAGCATTGTCGCCACCGCAAACTCTCATGGATCTTTCACCAGTCTTCGGACGTGGCAGCCAGTCCGGCGATGAAGGAGTCATCCTGTGCGATACGATTTCGCGTAAGACGTTATTCTACTTGATCGCCACCTTGAATGCAACGTTTCAACCAGATTACGATTTCTCGGACGCCAAG tCTCACGAGTTTAGTAAGGAACCATCTTTGCAATGGGTTATGAATTCAGTTGATTCTAACCTATCTGCCGTATCTGGTGATCAATATCAAGGCTTACGCCAGCCACTATGGTCAGCAATCGATGATGAAATCAGTCTCTCAGAATGCGACATTTACAGCTACAATCCTGATTTAAATTCTGATCCTTACGGCGAGCCAGGATGTTTGTGGTCATTCAACTATTTCTTCTACAATAAGAAGTTGAAGCGGATCGTCTTCTTCACTTGCCGTGCAGTTAA CTCATTGTACAGTGGAGACTCTGGAATATCGTCCGATTTATCCATGGAGGATGATACCTGTGGCTTTTAG